One Stratiformator vulcanicus genomic window, ATCGAGACGGCGAACGCGAACGATCGCCCGATCGCTTGGTTCATCCTCTCTCCGAACTTCACGACCGATGACGAATTGGCGACGTTTCAGGCGGCGCATCCGGATGTCGATGAAGAGCTGCAGCAGATTCGCGATGCCTTCAACCCCGGTCTGGCAATGCTGCGGTTGCGGCGTCTCGCTGACAAATATCCCGCCGCCAAGGAGCTGCTTCCGCCCCCCGAACTGGAAGTGACGAAGCTGCGCCGATTCGCCGAGGATGAAATTGAAGCTCGATTCGAGCGGGTCGAGGGCGTCTCTCAGGCAAACGTGCTGGGCGGGTTGGAAGACGAATTGCAGGTGATCGTCGACGGCGAACGCCTGGCCGCGCGAGAGCTGACGATCCCGCAGGTGCGGAACGTGTTGCGCGGGCAAAATGACGACGTCTCCGGCGGCGATTACTGGGAAGGCAAGAGGCGATACGTCGTGCGAACGCTCGGGCAGTTCCGATCCCCCGAACAGGTCGCGAATCAATTGCTCGCGGTGCGCGATGGCCAACCCGTCTATGTCAGTGACGTCGCCGAAGTCGAACTCGGCTACAAGAAGCCGGACGGTTTCGTGCGGCGCTATGGGGAGTCGAGTATCGCGCTGAATGCGCTGCGCGAGACCGGCGCGAACGTGATCGATGTGATGGCGGGGCTGCAGGGCGTGCGGGACGAGTTAAATGAAGGGCTGCTCGCCGAGCGCGGGCTGACGCTGACTCAGGTTTATGACGAGACCGAATACATCGAATCATCGGTCCGGCTGGTGCAGCAGAATATTTTCATCGGCGGGGCGCTCACGATGATCGTCCTGATGCTCTTCTTGCACCTCGGGGTCCGGTCGCTGATCGTGATCCCGATTATCGCGGTCACGGCCGTGCTCTCTGCCACCGTGTCGCCCTACTTCTTCATTATTTCGATCGCATTGGTCATTGCCGCCGGCTTCTGGTTTGCTCGCGGTGCGCTGGTCGTCGGCTTGGCGATTCCGACGAGTATCATCGGGACGTTCTTAATTCTGGAAACCTTGGGGCGCTCGCTGAACGTGATCAGTCTCGCGGGGATGGCGTTCGCGGTGGGGATGCTCGTCGACAACGCGGTCGTCGTGCTGGAGAACATCTTCAGGCGGCATGCGGAACTCGGGGAGAAGCCGTTTCAAGCCGCCGTGCGCGGGACCGCTGAAGTCTGGGGTGCGGTCTTCTCATCAACGCTCACGACGGTAGCGGTCTTCCTGCCGATCGTCTTCGTCGAACAGGAAGCGGGGCAACTGTTTCGCGATATCGCGCTGGCGATCAGCGGAGCGGTCGGACTGTCGCTGCTGGTCTCGATCACGCTCATTCCGACGCTCTCGGCCCGACTGATTACCGAGGGGGAGCGCCCCGCGAAAGCAGATGGTACCGCAGCCCGAATCGGCAATGCGATTGTCTTCCCGATTACGAAATTAGGATCGGGATTTGTTGCCGTGATCGTCGGCATCAACGCGTGGATGCAGCGCGGCTCGATCGCCCGCATCGCGATGATCGCATTGCTTGTCGGTAGTTCGCTCGTGGGGACGGCGCTGTTGCTTCCGAAGGCGGAATACCTGCCGACGGGAAATCGCAATCTGGTGTTCGGAATTTTGTTGCCGCCGCCCGGCTACAACATTCAGGAACTCAGCAACATGGGTGAGACGGTCGAAAATGCCCTCAAACCCTACTGGGACGTCGATCCCGAAAGTGCCGAAGCGCAGCAGCTCGACTATCCGGTCGTCGGTGATTTCTTTTATGTCGCCCGCAATCGCAGCGTCTTTCTCGGACTGCGGGCCTATGAACCGATGCGAGTCGGAGAGCTCGTGCCGCTGGTGCAGAAGGTCGGTTCGCAATTGCCGGGCACATTTGCGGTAGCCAAGCAGTCGAGTTTGTTCGAGCAGGGGCTCACGGCCGGGCGCACGATCGATGTCGAGATTACGGGGCCCGATCTGACCAAACTCGTGCAGCTCGGCGGGCAGGCGTTCGGAAAGGTGCGGCAGGTCATGCCGACGGCGCAGGCCCGGCCGGTGCCGAGTCTCGATCTCTCAAGCCCCGAACTGCACGTGAAGCCCAAGCTGCTGCAAGCGGCGCAGATGGGCTTTAACGCCGTCGATCTCGGATACACCGTCGATGCACTCGTCGACGGCGCCTACGCGGGCGACTACTACCTCGACGGCGACAAGATCGATCTGCGGATCGTCGGCGAGACCGAACTGGCGAGTCGATCTCAGGATGTCAGGTCACTCTCCATCTCGACCCCGCAGGGCTTTCTGGTGCCGCTCGAAGCGCTCGCGACCGTGGAACTCGCCAGTGGTCCGGAGCAGATCAATCACCGCGAGCGCGTCCGGGCGATCACGATTGAAGTCTCGCCTCCGCCGGAGATGGCGCTCGAAGACGCCATGGAACTGATCAATCAGGAGATCGTTGCTCCCCTGCGGGAATCGGGGCAGCTCAAAGGCGGCTATCGCATCACGTTAGCCGGCACGGCGGACAAGTTGACCGAGGCCTGGAACTCGATTTGGATTAATCTGCTGATCGCGCTGGTCATCACATATCTGCTGATGGCGGCGTTGTTCGAGTCGTGGCTTTATCCCGTCGTGATCATCTTGAGCGTCCCGCTCGGCGCGGTCGGAGGATTTGTTGGCTTGCGGGTGTTGAATTTGTTTGTCCTGCAACCTCTCGACGTGCTGACGATGTTGGGCTTCGTGATTCTGATCGGCACGGTGGTCAATAACCCGATTCTGATCGTCCACCAATCGCTGAACCTGATTCGGGAAGGCAGCCTCGCGCCGCATCAGGCGATCCTCGAAAGCGTGCGAACCCGCATTCGACCGATCTTCATGACGACATTGACGACGGTATTGGGGCTGCTGCCACTGGTCTGCTTCCCCGGGGCGGGCAGCGAATTATATCGCGGTCTTGGTTCGGTCGTGTTGGGCGGATTGATCTTCTCGACCATCTTCACGTTGCTGTTGGTCCCGGCAATGTTTCGGGTCGTGCTCGATCTGAAGGAATGGGTCGGTGCGAAGGTCGGCGTGTCAGGTGACATTGCGACCGAAGCCGAGCGGAACCAAGCGACGAATGCCGAATTGGTCGATCGCTACGATGCGGAGCAGCTTGACCGGGAAGGCCGCGCCGATGAGGTGCGTGTGAAGTGAGCGACGCGCCTTGGATTGTTGCGCCGCAGGTCGAGCTTGATCTCCGCAGACGTCTCGTCGATCAGGTGGAGGCATTTCCGCCGGAGTTGATCGAGCGCGGACGCCAATTGCTTCAGAGCATCTGGAGCGAACTACCGAAAAAAGCGTTGAAGCTTGCGCCGCTGATTCACCTGCGGACCGGTTTTCTATTCCGTCGAGAGGCAGCCGCGTACGCGAAAGCGGTGGGCGTCGATCCGCGGGAAATCATCGTTGCGAATATCATTTACGATCTGGCGTTGTCGCAAATGGGTTGCTCGAGCGCAGCGATCGCGACGCCCGACGGACCGGTCCTCGCCCGCAATATGGATTGGTTGCCGGAAGGCCCGCTTGCCCGCGCGACGGCGACGATCAGGTTGACGTTGAAGAACGGTGCTAAGATCACGCACGCTGGCTTTCCGGGGTCTATCGGTGTCGTCACTGGGATGTCGAGCCGGGGGTTTGCCATCGCTCTGAACGCGGTCCCGGCCCCGGGTGGAACCGATCGGCTCGGCTATCCCGTGCTGCTGCTCATTAGAAAAGTTTTGGAAGGCGCCTCAACGTTCGCAGCCGCGGTGCAGCGTCTATCAAAGACGCGGCTGACCTCGGGGGCGGTCTTCACGGTCGTCGGTCGACAGAACTCGGAGCGCGTGGTGATCGAACGCGGACCGCGGGTGTTTGCGCTGCGACGGCCAGAAGGGGATGAACCGCTGGTGGCGACGAATCACTTTCGCGTTCTGTTCCCCGACATGCTGCCGGCAGCGAACAACGATCTGCAGATCGCTGGCGCGAATGCCGGCCGGTATCACTGTCTGCTTCAGAGCTTGCCGGACGATTCGCAACGTCACAGTGATGAGGCCTTGCTGTATCGCCTGAGCGATCCGGGTGTGATTCAGGACTACACGGCTCAGCATGTGATCGCACGGCCTTACGCGGACGAGTTTCGGACGTGGGTTCCGCAGAGATTGCAGAGCGCCTCAAGCGAGTCATGAATACTTCGTCGCGACACGCGTTCGGTTTTTGAGAAGTCGAATCCGGTTGATGGTGTCCCTTGCTTGCGCTGCGGGCTTGTTGATGTAAAATCCTCTCGCCTCTCGCCTCTCGCCTCTCGCCTCTCGCCTCTCGCCTCTCGCCTCTCGCCTCTCGCCTCTCGCCTCTCGCCTCTCGCTTCAACAACGCAACAAGGGCGGCTCCGTCGTGGAACCGCCCTTGTGCTGATTGTCGCCGGTCCCGGAGTGCGGGCCGGGTCGGCGTTGCCGATAGAGTTACAGGCTGCACTTATCGTCGCAGGGCATGCTGCAGGTTGGCGTGGGAGCACAGCAGCTCGGCACGCAAACCGGAACCTTGCGGCAGACCGTCCGCGGCACGCAGACGACCTTCGTGTACTCGACCTTACGCGGCACGCACTTGGTCTTCGTCACGTACTTCACGGTGCAGACTTGCCGCGGCACGCAGTAAGGGACTCTCCGTGTGCGGGTCTCTTTGACCGTGTGGCAGGTCGTGACGGGGACCTTCTTCGTGATGCACTGGGTCGTCATCTTGCAGGTCGTGTAGGGAATCCGCTTCGTGATGCACTGATTCACGTAGTGGCAGGTCGTGACCGGCACCTTCTTCTTGACGACGCACTTCACCGTGTGGCAGGTCGTGTAAGGGACCTTGCGGGTGCGTGTCTTCGTCACATAGCGGCAGGTCGTGACAGGAACCTTCTTGCGGATCGTGACCGGAACTTTGCGACAGACGGTGTAAGGCACCTTCTTGTGGCAAACTTCGGAGACGTACCGCGTGCAGCAGACGGCTCTCTTTTCGACCTTCGGGCACCAGACCTTTTTGCAGATGATGCGGTCCGGGCACTGCACCTTGACGGTGTGACATGCCGGGGGAGCGGCACAACTGCAGGCGTCCGCACCACAGGCACAGCTCGGGGCAGCCGGGGCACAGCAGGTGGGCCGATCAACGACGCACTTTTCGATGACCTGGCCGGGAATCCGCTGTTGAACCGTCTTCCAATAGCCGGTGCACACGTCGACGTACTTCGTCTCGGTGATCGGCTTCTTGACCGTGTAGCAGACGTCTTTGTAGCAGGTGTCGGTGACGGTCTTGAAGGACTGGCAGCAGACCTCCTTGTAGCAGGTGCTGTAGACCGGCTCGCAGTAAGACTGGCAGACGGTCTTGTAGCAGGTCTTGTAAACCGGCTTGCAGATCGTCTGGCAGACTTCTTTGTAACAGGTCTTGTAGACCGGCTTTTTGACGTTGCAGGTGACGGTCTTGTAACAGGTCTTGTAGACCGGTTTGCAGACCTTCTGCGTCACGGTTTTGTAGCAGGTCTTGTAGACCGGCTTACAAACCGTGTAGCACTCATTGCGATAGCAGGTGTCGTAAACCGTTTTCTTGCAGGGAACCGGGACCTGCTCGCAAACGGTCTCCATGACGGTCTTGCAGCAGCGGATGGTCTTCGGTTCGTAGACAGTCTCTTGGACCGTCTTGTACGTCACGCAATCAGATTTCGCAGTACAGAAGTCGCCGGTTGGCGCGCAGCAGCTGGGGGGGCAGCAGTCGTAGCTGGACGCCCCGCACAGTCCTGCCGCCGCGACCTGGAGATTAACCAGGCACGCGGTCGCGAAGACGGCGATCCAGGTGTGACTTTTCATGGGAATGTGTTTCCGTTCGTAAGGGGATGCAACTCGCGGTCAAGGTCGGACCGACCGGTCGGGTGTAATCCTCTCGACCGGTATCCTTTCGTTCGTCATCGGAGACTGCGTCGCTCGACCGGTTCGCCCCGATTGCCGCGTCTTCCACAACTGCCGAGCTTCGGTGCCTTGCGCCTGCGGCACGATCGGCATATTCGGAGGACGCGGAGGATCGCGAGGGCCTGCATTGCCGGTTAAGGTCGGACGTCGTTTTTCAGAAATCAGGCCGTCGCAAAAATTTGATTGGAGTTCCGATGAAGTTCGCCATGTGTCAGGAGCTGTTCGCGGACCTCTCGTGGGAAGAGCAGTGTCGCAAGATCGCCGGCTTCGGTTACGAAGGAATCGAAGTCGCGCCATTCACGTTGGCGCCGAACATCAACGACGTGACCGCCGCCCAGCGCGGCGATCTCCGACGAACCGCCGAAGCAACCGGGCTCGAGATCATCGGCCTTCATTGGCTCTTGGCGAAGACTGAGGGCTTTCACCTCACGACCGATGACGAATCGGTTCGCGAGCGGACGGCTGAGTATCTGATCGCGCTGGCCGATTGCTGCGCCGACCTGGGCGGCGAACTGATGGTGTTCGGCTCCCCGCAGCAGCGCGGTTTGCAAAACGGCATGTCGCGCGAGGATGCAATGGCGAACGCCGTCGGCGTGATTCAAGCCGCGATGCCGACTTGTGAGGTCCGCGGCGTCAAAATTTGTATTGAACCACTCGCACCGAATGAAACCGATTTTATCAACACCTGCGCGGAGGGCGTGGAACTGATTGAACGCGTCGGATCGCCGAACGTCTGCCTGCATCAGGACGTCAAAGCGATGCTCGGTGGTGAGAACGTGCCGGTCCCGCAGGTCATCAAAGACTTCGCTCGTTGGACCGGTCACTTCCATGCGAACGACGTCAATCTGCAAGGCCCAGGTATGGGCGACGTGTCTTTCGAGCCGATCTTCGAAGCGCTCAAGCAGAGCGCTTACGACGGTTGGGTCTCGGTCGAAGTGTTCGACTATTCGCCCGGCGGCGACGTGATCGCCGAGCGCAGCATCGACTACATGCGCGACGTTTGGTCGCGCGTGTGATGGCATCAATCGGTTGCATGATCGAGCCGAACGCGCGATTCGATGCGCGATCACTTCGAAGAAAGTATGCGCCGACAACGTGTTAAGACGTTGATAGGGCTTGCAGAAAAGTAGTGAATGCGTAGCATGTGCGGCGGTTGGGGGAGTCGCTTATCGCTTGATGCTTTTGGGGAAGCAGCAAGCAGCTTGATGAGAAATTTCTCTCTTCCACGAACACGGTTGTTCTGAACGGCAACCAAGCCGCCTTAAGAGCCCGGAGCCAGCGGTTAGGTTGCCACCGATTGTCCGTTACAGGAGGACGAGTGGTGGCTAAGAAAGCTGCAACGAAGAAAGCTGCAACCAAGAAGGCCGCAACCAAAAAGGCGGCACCGAAGAAGAAGGCGGCCAAGAAGAAAGCGGTCAAGAAAACTGTCAAGAAGAAGGCAGCCAAGAAGACCGTCAAAAAGAAGGCAGCCAAAAAGTCTGTCAAGAAGAAGGCTGCCAAGAAGCCCACGGTGAAGAAGAAGACGGTCAAGAAGAAAGCGACCAAGAAGAAGGCGGCCAAAAAGAAGAAGTAGGCCTGACGGCCTGGCATGTCGCGACTTCCAATCGCGCGATGTTCTTATTGGCAGACGGCCGGTCCCCACCGGTCGTCTTTCTTTTTGCGCGATCAAAAACGGTGCGAGACTCGTTCACGCACTAAGTCGCAGGCAATCACGCCAGTGCTTACGCGCAAGATTCGTGCGCATCTTCGGGGTCCAATTGCCCGAGCGCATTTCGGGCGGCGGCCTGTTCGGCCTCTTTTTTGTTGCCGCCCCATGCCGGTTCGAACGTCTCCTCGCCCACGACCGCGACGACTTGAAATCGTTTCGAATGGTCCGGCCCCGATTCTCCCAAGAGTCGATAAGACGGCGTCAGACCGAGCCGCGCCTGCGTGTAGTGCTGAAGGCGGCTCTTGTAGTTCTCCGAAACTTCGAGCGAGAGCAGTCGCGCCATCTCATCGCGAATCACCGGCTCCAAAAAACGACGCGCGGCGTCAAAGCCCCCGTCGAGATACAAACCGGCGATCAGCGCCTCGAACGCCGCACCGAGGACCGAGTCGGGAATCGCATCAGCTCCGCTGAGTCCCTTGCCGAGCAGCACGAATCGATCGAGACCTAACTGCGACGTCATTCGAGCGCAGGTCACGCGACTGACCAACGTCGACTTCAACCGCGTGAGGTCTCCTTCAGTCGCATCGGGCTGTTCGCGAAACAGCAATTCGCACACGATCAGTCCGAGGACCGAGTCGCCAAGGAATTCGAGCCGTTCGTTCGAGTCGCTTCGCGTTGCCGCAATCGAGGAATGCGTCAGGCAGTGCATCAGCAATTTGCGGTCGCCGAACGTGTGCTTCAGAATTCGTTCGCATTCGGTGAGCGACACATCGAAACCGGAAGCTTGAGACATGGATTTAGCCGCAGAGAAATCGTTACCGGCGGATGGGGAAGGCCTCGAATCAAATCTGAACCCTGCTGAGCATAATAGAGGGGCTTCGAGCGACGAAAGCGTTCGGCCTAAGTGTCGGGCCGGCGTGTCGGGTCAGTCTGGCCCGAACCGTTCGGTGCCGGGGAGATCGTAGTCGCTGATTTCACCGAGAGCACAACGACAAATTCAGATTCTCCAACGGTCAAACCACGATTTACGTAGACAATGGCACGGGTCCAGGTTTCTTGAATCCGGCAAACGCTTTCTGAACACTCATGATGCCCTCCGAACGGAATCGGATGGGGCCACTTCGGAAAACGGCGTCGCGCCGGCCATTCGTTTTTCCAAATTGAAGGAGTTACAGGCTTATGAAAATGTTTCGCACCAGTGCGAGTTGGGTCGGCGGGATCGTCGTCGGGGCCGTCATCGCCGGAACCGTCGGCGTGTGGGCTCAGACCACGCCCGGCCCTGATCTCTACAAAAGCAAAGAAGCCAAGCAGGGGGCGATTGACGCCCGCAATCTCTCGAGCGCTTTTCGGGACGTCAGCGATGCCGTTCTCCCGGCGATCGTTTCGATCGAGGCAACCTCGAAACGGCGGGAAGTCGTTGTTGGCGACAGCCCCTTACCGTTGCAGCAGTTCGAAGGCACGCCCTTCGAACGCTTCTTTGAGAACGATCCGCAATTGAGGCAATTCTTACGACGCGGGCCACAGGCTCCGCAGGGGCAGCAGCGACGGCAGTTTATGCCGTCGCGACAGTCGAAAGGCTCCGGCTTCATCATTGATGCGGCCAACGGAATCGTGATGACCAACAGCCATGTCGTCCGAGGCGCCGAAACCGTGCTCGTCAAACTCAGTGATGGTCGCGAATTCGAATCGACTGATTTCGAGACCGATCCTCGAACCGACGTCGCGATCGTGCGCATCGAAGCCGACAACCTGAGCGAAGTCGCCTTGGGCGACAGTGACGCCGCCAAAGTGGGTGACTGGGTGCTCGCCTTCGGCAGCCCGTTCGGCCTTGATATGTCGGTCACCGCCGGAATCGTCAGTGCCAAGGGCCGCGGACCGGGCATCAACGAACGCGAGGATTACATCCAAACCGATGCGGCTATCAATCCCGGCAACAGCGGCGGACCGCTCGTCGATCTTTCCGGACAGGTCGTCGGCATCAACACGGCGATCTCGTCTCGGAGCGGCGGATACGACGGCATCGGCTTCGCCATTCCGGTCTCGATGGCCCGTTGGGTCGCCCAGCAACTCATCGACAACGGCGAGGTGCAACGGGCTTATCTCGGCGTCGGCATTCAGCCGCTCAGCAACGACTTGGCCGCGCAGTTCGGTACCGACCGTGCCCGCGGGGCGATCATCACGCAGGTCTTCGAAGGCAGTCCGGCCGATCGAGCGGGGCTGCAGGTCGGCGACCTCGTTCTGACTCTCGACGGCCGCGAAGTGACCGGCCCTCGAAAGCTGCAGGCGATCGTCGAATTGCTCAAGATTGACGACAGCTACCCGGTCACGCTGCTCCGCGATGGCAAGAAAATGACGTTGAACATCACGTTCAACGAAATGCCGGAGGACTTCGGCCGCGTCGTCAACACGAGCGACTCCGACGGCGAGTCAGAAGAACAGTCGGAGGAAGCCTCGGTCGAGTTCGATGACCTCGGCCTGGAGCTTCAGGACCTGACCTCAGACGTTGCCGAACAACTCGGATACGGCGAAGGTGTCCGCGGTGTGGTGGTCACGGGAGTGACTCCGGGTTCGCCGGCCCAATTCGCGGGCCTTCGCCCGGGGTTGGTGATTTCACGAGCCGGCAACTCGGGTCTGTCGTCGGTCGATGACTTCAAAACCGCCTACGAGGCGGCGAATGTCGAAAACGGACTGCTGTTGCTGATTCGGAGTCCGCAGGGGGCCCGATTCGTGACGCTGAACGTCGAATAGAGAAAGTTCGGAGAACTTTCAAAAGTTCTTCAAACTTCGTCCAACGGTTTTCTCAATCGATCCGTAACAAAATTGGGAACCGCTGAGAGAATGAGATGAGACCCGGTCGCAAGGCCGACTACGCATCTGAGGGCGCCTGCCCTATTCAAAGCCCCCGGCACTATGCCGGGGGCTTTTTTCGTGGCCGCAACGAGCTTGCTTTCCCCCCGCCGAATCTGGTGACATGATGGGACGTATCGACAAACGCTGTTCACTGAAATGATCCCTCCGACATGATTCTCCGAACGGTAATTCTGAGTCTGACCGTCTGCGCCTCGATCTTCGCCGCGGCTCCGGCGACGGCCGAGAAGTCCGAGGCCGTTGCGCGCATTCCGGTCCTGACGGGGGAGTCGTATCGCGTTTGCACCTCCCCCGACCTGGGCGAACTGAGCGGACCGATCGAACGCAAAGAGCACATCGTCGATCACGGCTTCTTACAGGCCGAAGACGGCACGTGGACGCTCTGGGCGTGCATGCGAGGAACCAAAGTGAGTCGGTTGCTCTACGGCTGGCGCGGGGAGTCGCTGACCGCCGAAAATTGGCAACCGCTCGGCGTCGTCGCGCGAGCCGAAATAGAATGGGGGGAGAAGAAAGTCGAAGAGAACGGCCGCATCACAGAGCAAATGCAGGCACCGTTTTTCATGCAGGAGGAGTTCCGGGGCTGGCCCTATCTGTGCTTCTACAATTCGGGCGGGATTCGCCTGATGGTCTCACGTGATGGGAAGGACTTCGAGCGGCTCGACCTGGGCGGCGATCGCGGTAATCTGCTCTATCCCGATGGCGGTCGCGACGTCATGCTGCTCAAATCGAATGGAACCTATTACGCCTATTCGACCGTCTCGACCCTCGATCGACGCGGCTATGTGAATCTGCGGACGTCAAAAGATCTGCTCGATTGGACGCCGTCGAAAATGGTCTCATTCGGCGGGAAAGCGGGTTCCGGCCCGGTCAGTGCCGAGAGCCCCTACGTCGTCGAACTCGACGGTTACTTCTATCTTTTTCGAGCGTCGTCGATCACCTTCAAGACGTACGTGTATCGTTCCGACGATCCGACCGATTTCGGAATCGATGACGACTCGAAATTGATCGCGGAGTTTCCAATCAAAGCTCCCGAAGTGTTCGCCCACGAGGGTGAGTGGTACATCAGCGACCTCGCCGACTTCAAAGGCATCAAACTACACGGGCTGAAATGGCCCGTAGCGGAATAGACTTCACGATACCCCAACGCACACAAGCCCGACGCGCAAGCGAGGGCGATTTCTTAAAGTCCCTCGCTGGCGCGTCGGGCTTGTTTACTAAAAATATCTTCGATTTACTCAATCTCGCTCATGACTCGACTCATACTGCTTGCCACCTTCGTTTTCTCCGTCGCGACATCCGCCGGTGCGGGGCCGTTCGAAGGATTCCCGAAACTTGATGACGCCGGTAGCGGTGAGTGGTGGAAGGTCGCCCAACGGCGGCCCGAAGGCGACTTCCGTAATCTGATGGTTCCGCGTGACGAGGTCATCGGCTTCGGGCTCTACACCGTCAGCGATGGCGTGCTGAAACTCTCCGCCCAGCTCTATCCGTTATTGCCCGAAGAGTCCCGCGAAGTCACGCTCGAAGTGAATCGTGATGGGGCATGGGAAAACGTCGGTACCGAAAAGGTCCACGAACTCGGTTGGTCGGCGTTGTTTCGCATCGAAGATTGGGACGACGCGCAAGGCGTCAAGTACCGGCTCAGTCACGACGGCGGATCGACGTACGAAGGCTTCATCCGGAAGGATCCGGTTCACCAGGATGAGATCGTCGTCGGACTGTTCTCGTGCAATTCTAATAAAGACCGCGGCGACCGGCAGTCGGTGATCGACAACGTGAAACGAATCGATCCCGATTTGCTCTTCTTCGCCGGTGATCAAAGCTACGACCACACGCAGCACTCTGCGGCTTGGCTGATGTGGGGCCGACAGTTCGCCGACATCATTAAGGATCGCCCGGTGATCGCGATTCCTGATGATCACGATATCGGGCAGGCAAATATCTGGGGCGAGGGTGGCAAGCGGGCCGAGAGCTCCGCCGGGCCGGCCGGCGGTTATTACTACCCGGTCAATTACGTCAACATGGTTCAGCGCTGTCAGACGTCCCACCTGCCCGACGGATTTGACCCGACGCCGATTCAACGCGACATCAGCGTCTATTACACGTCACTGAACGTCGGCGGGGTCGACTTCGCCATCATTGAAGATCGCAAGTGGAAGACGGGACCGAAGGGTAAAATCCCGCAGCAGGGTCCCCGTCCCGACCATATTATCAATCCCGATTACGATCCCGCATCGATCGACGTGCCCGGTCTGGAACTGTTGGGCAAGCGCCAGCTCGACTTTCTCAACAAGTGGGGTCAGGACTGGACCGACACGCAGATGAAATGCGTGCTCTCGCAAACGATCTGGAGCGGGGCGGCCCACCTGCACGGCCGCGATTCCTCGCGATTGCACGCCGACCTCGACAATAACGGCTGGCCGCAAGCCGGTCGGCAAAGAGCGGTCCGAGAGCTGCAGCGCTGCCTCGCGGTGCACCTGTGCGGGGACCAGCATCTCGGCACGGTGACCAAATACGGCATCGACGAATTTCGTGACGGCCCGTGGGCGTTCTGTGGCCCGGCCGTCGTCAATTCCATTTACAGCCGGTATTGGAGCCCGATCCCCGGATCAGGATCAAACTCATTCGACGATGTTCCGCTGCAATGGACCGGGGATTATCTCGACGGTTTCGAGAACAAACTCACGATGCGGGCGTACTCGAATCCGGATGAGAGCCCCGATTACGGTTCCGGCTACGGCATCATTCGCTTTAAGAAATCGACACGTGACATCATCTTCGAATCGTGGCCGCGATCGGCGAGCGAAGGTTCAAAGCAATTCGTCGGTTGGCCGGTCAAGGTCAATCAAATGGCCAATGACGGCCGCGAGCCGATCGGCTATCTGCCCACGTTGGAGTTCGAAGGAGACGAACCGCCGGTCGTGCAGGTCGTCGCCGAGTCAACGGGCGAGATTATCTATACGCTCCGCCCCAACGGCTCGTTCTTCGATCCGCCCGTCTACGGGGATGATCGCTACACGATCAAGATCGGTCCCGATCGCCCCGATCAGGTTTACCTTCCGGGGCAACGCGTGATGAAGAAGGGCGAGAGCTCGATCGACGTCTCGTTTGATTGA contains:
- a CDS encoding efflux RND transporter permease subunit, yielding MNLIHAFVTNPIKVAVGVLLFALFGTIALFQMPLQLTPEVQTPTITVTTRWPGASPQEIEREIIIEQEEQLKSVENLKKLSSESSDSRGTVTLEFIVGTNLDRAIVNVISRLEQVAEYPEDADKPVIETANANDRPIAWFILSPNFTTDDELATFQAAHPDVDEELQQIRDAFNPGLAMLRLRRLADKYPAAKELLPPPELEVTKLRRFAEDEIEARFERVEGVSQANVLGGLEDELQVIVDGERLAARELTIPQVRNVLRGQNDDVSGGDYWEGKRRYVVRTLGQFRSPEQVANQLLAVRDGQPVYVSDVAEVELGYKKPDGFVRRYGESSIALNALRETGANVIDVMAGLQGVRDELNEGLLAERGLTLTQVYDETEYIESSVRLVQQNIFIGGALTMIVLMLFLHLGVRSLIVIPIIAVTAVLSATVSPYFFIISIALVIAAGFWFARGALVVGLAIPTSIIGTFLILETLGRSLNVISLAGMAFAVGMLVDNAVVVLENIFRRHAELGEKPFQAAVRGTAEVWGAVFSSTLTTVAVFLPIVFVEQEAGQLFRDIALAISGAVGLSLLVSITLIPTLSARLITEGERPAKADGTAARIGNAIVFPITKLGSGFVAVIVGINAWMQRGSIARIAMIALLVGSSLVGTALLLPKAEYLPTGNRNLVFGILLPPPGYNIQELSNMGETVENALKPYWDVDPESAEAQQLDYPVVGDFFYVARNRSVFLGLRAYEPMRVGELVPLVQKVGSQLPGTFAVAKQSSLFEQGLTAGRTIDVEITGPDLTKLVQLGGQAFGKVRQVMPTAQARPVPSLDLSSPELHVKPKLLQAAQMGFNAVDLGYTVDALVDGAYAGDYYLDGDKIDLRIVGETELASRSQDVRSLSISTPQGFLVPLEALATVELASGPEQINHRERVRAITIEVSPPPEMALEDAMELINQEIVAPLRESGQLKGGYRITLAGTADKLTEAWNSIWINLLIALVITYLLMAALFESWLYPVVIILSVPLGAVGGFVGLRVLNLFVLQPLDVLTMLGFVILIGTVVNNPILIVHQSLNLIREGSLAPHQAILESVRTRIRPIFMTTLTTVLGLLPLVCFPGAGSELYRGLGSVVLGGLIFSTIFTLLLVPAMFRVVLDLKEWVGAKVGVSGDIATEAERNQATNAELVDRYDAEQLDREGRADEVRVK
- a CDS encoding C45 family autoproteolytic acyltransferase/hydolase, whose translation is MSDAPWIVAPQVELDLRRRLVDQVEAFPPELIERGRQLLQSIWSELPKKALKLAPLIHLRTGFLFRREAAAYAKAVGVDPREIIVANIIYDLALSQMGCSSAAIATPDGPVLARNMDWLPEGPLARATATIRLTLKNGAKITHAGFPGSIGVVTGMSSRGFAIALNAVPAPGGTDRLGYPVLLLIRKVLEGASTFAAAVQRLSKTRLTSGAVFTVVGRQNSERVVIERGPRVFALRRPEGDEPLVATNHFRVLFPDMLPAANNDLQIAGANAGRYHCLLQSLPDDSQRHSDEALLYRLSDPGVIQDYTAQHVIARPYADEFRTWVPQRLQSASSES
- a CDS encoding sugar phosphate isomerase/epimerase family protein — translated: MKFAMCQELFADLSWEEQCRKIAGFGYEGIEVAPFTLAPNINDVTAAQRGDLRRTAEATGLEIIGLHWLLAKTEGFHLTTDDESVRERTAEYLIALADCCADLGGELMVFGSPQQRGLQNGMSREDAMANAVGVIQAAMPTCEVRGVKICIEPLAPNETDFINTCAEGVELIERVGSPNVCLHQDVKAMLGGENVPVPQVIKDFARWTGHFHANDVNLQGPGMGDVSFEPIFEALKQSAYDGWVSVEVFDYSPGGDVIAERSIDYMRDVWSRV
- the rnc gene encoding ribonuclease III yields the protein MSQASGFDVSLTECERILKHTFGDRKLLMHCLTHSSIAATRSDSNERLEFLGDSVLGLIVCELLFREQPDATEGDLTRLKSTLVSRVTCARMTSQLGLDRFVLLGKGLSGADAIPDSVLGAAFEALIAGLYLDGGFDAARRFLEPVIRDEMARLLSLEVSENYKSRLQHYTQARLGLTPSYRLLGESGPDHSKRFQVVAVVGEETFEPAWGGNKKEAEQAAARNALGQLDPEDAHESCA